From Caldicellulosiruptor hydrothermalis 108, a single genomic window includes:
- the mutL gene encoding DNA mismatch repair endonuclease MutL, producing the protein MRELYKLPEQLTHILAAGEVVERPASCLKELLENSIDAGASLIDVKIEKGGIKRIEVYDNGKGIHPDDIEYVFERHTTSKIKSFEDIFSIKTMGFRGEALCAISSVAKVTLVSKHLEEEQGCMVKVEGGKVISKSLCPFKEGTRIVVEDIFYNTPARLKFLKSPSTEQKYCLEVVEKIAIAWPEISFRAEADGKRQIFTPGDNKIESVIGSIFGIEIVKNLVEFSLEKESLKVWGYFVNPTVSRATRSGYHFYVNRRYIKSKLLSSCIDEAFKNSVITGRFPIVFLFIQIPPSEIDVNVHPSKLEIKFRDERFVYNTIYKAIADSLKSEKMIPKADLSKVDVGNDTVRERKYTEVLSANSNDISLVISEQPNFFEMFSKREEVAIEQQSFENFDAGNYKIVGYAFDTYIIVQGDDSLYLIDQHAVHERRLFEDFKSQVYSSNVQSQVLASPVVVQLPSSQKEFVISNVSVFQKIGFEIEDFGKNEIVVRTWPVLLSSNIDAIFLLDVIEMIYQQMVENKSLVEISEDLLKRIACRAAVKGNSKISDLEKKEIVELVLIKKEIFHCPHGRPVVVEISKREIEKMFKRIV; encoded by the coding sequence ATGAGAGAGCTTTACAAACTTCCTGAACAGTTAACTCACATCTTGGCGGCGGGTGAGGTTGTAGAAAGACCGGCATCGTGCCTCAAAGAACTTTTGGAAAATTCAATAGATGCTGGAGCAAGTTTAATTGATGTTAAAATAGAAAAAGGTGGTATAAAGAGAATTGAGGTATATGATAATGGAAAGGGAATCCACCCTGATGACATTGAATATGTGTTTGAAAGACATACAACCAGCAAGATAAAATCTTTTGAGGATATATTTAGCATCAAAACAATGGGATTTAGAGGGGAAGCGCTCTGTGCAATATCGAGCGTAGCAAAGGTGACACTTGTTTCTAAGCATTTAGAAGAAGAACAGGGGTGCATGGTAAAAGTAGAAGGTGGTAAGGTCATTTCTAAAAGTCTTTGTCCTTTTAAGGAAGGGACAAGAATTGTTGTTGAAGATATTTTTTATAACACTCCTGCAAGGCTAAAATTTTTAAAATCTCCGTCAACTGAACAAAAGTACTGTCTTGAGGTGGTTGAAAAGATTGCAATTGCCTGGCCGGAGATTTCATTTCGGGCAGAGGCAGATGGCAAAAGACAAATTTTTACACCAGGAGATAATAAGATTGAGTCTGTCATTGGCTCTATATTTGGGATAGAGATAGTAAAAAATCTTGTTGAATTTTCTCTTGAGAAAGAATCTCTAAAAGTTTGGGGTTATTTTGTAAACCCCACTGTGAGCAGAGCTACACGCTCAGGTTATCATTTTTATGTCAACAGAAGATATATCAAAAGCAAACTTCTTTCATCGTGCATTGATGAGGCGTTTAAGAATTCGGTCATCACAGGCAGATTTCCAATAGTTTTTCTTTTTATACAAATTCCGCCTTCTGAGATTGATGTCAATGTCCATCCATCAAAACTCGAGATAAAGTTCAGAGATGAAAGATTTGTTTATAACACCATTTATAAAGCTATAGCAGATTCGTTAAAATCGGAAAAAATGATTCCCAAGGCTGATTTAAGTAAAGTTGATGTTGGAAATGATACTGTGCGTGAACGAAAATACACTGAAGTTTTGTCTGCAAACTCAAATGATATATCTTTAGTTATCTCCGAGCAGCCAAATTTCTTTGAAATGTTTTCAAAAAGAGAAGAGGTTGCAATTGAGCAGCAGAGCTTTGAAAACTTTGATGCAGGAAACTACAAGATTGTTGGTTATGCTTTTGATACCTATATCATTGTACAAGGCGATGACAGCTTATACCTTATTGACCAGCACGCGGTGCACGAAAGAAGATTATTTGAAGATTTTAAAAGCCAAGTTTATTCTTCAAATGTTCAAAGCCAAGTGTTGGCTTCTCCTGTTGTTGTTCAGCTTCCATCTTCACAAAAAGAGTTTGTGATTTCAAATGTTTCTGTCTTTCAGAAAATAGGTTTTGAAATAGAGGATTTTGGGAAAAATGAAATAGTGGTGAGAACATGGCCAGTTTTGCTTAGTAGTAATATCGATGCAATATTTTTACTTGATGTGATAGAGATGATATACCAGCAGATGGTGGAAAACAAAAGCCTTGTGGAAATTTCTGAGGACCTTTTAAAAAGAATTGCTTGCAGAGCAGCAGTAAAAGGAAATAGTAAAATTTCAGACTTAGAAAAAAAAGAGATAGTTGAACTTGTGCTAATAAAGAAAGAAATTTTTCACTGTCCACATGGAAGACCGGTTGTAGTAGAGATTTCTAAGAGAGAAATTGAAAAAATGTTCAAAAGGATTGTATAA